One Punica granatum isolate Tunisia-2019 chromosome 3, ASM765513v2, whole genome shotgun sequence genomic window carries:
- the LOC116200319 gene encoding mitogen-activated protein kinase homolog 1-like gives MADLVRVVKPPDAIRQIRKNCYRVREIIFETDIKYYPLKPIGRGSHGVLCAALNLDTNDKVAIKKISNVFKDPKTAVNTLRELMILRQIQHENIIALKHVMLPSQRTRFEDVYLVFELMKTSLHNYIQTRKQLFEDQIRYFIFQILCGLNYLHSVNVLHRDLRPSNILVDSNCRLKICDFGLSRATARRDSKFMNPCIGAPWYRAPELLLGNNNYGPSIDVWSIGCIFAELLGRTPIFPGSDPLNQLQRIISMLGTPGEEDLDFIQNEKARRYIKSLRYSNGTRLSSRFPKADSTGLDLLESMLLFDPNKRITAAEALNHPYMAPYFDPSTVRPAQFPVELDVEKDMEKTAIRERIWQEILHFQ, from the coding sequence ATGGCGGATCTAGTTCGGGTTGTTAAGCCTCCTGATGCAATCAGGCAAATACGCAAGAACTGCTACCGCGTAAGGGAGATTATATTTGAGACTGACATTAAGTACTACCCCCTCAAGCCCATTGGAAGAGGATCTCACGGCGTGCTTTGTGCCGCGCTCAATCTGGATACAAATGACAAGGTCGCGATCAAGAAGATCTCCAATGTGTTCAAGGACCCCAAAACTGCTGTCAACACCCTGAGGGAGCTGATGATTCTGAGGCAAATCCAGCACGAGAACATCATCGCCCTCAAGCATGTCATGTTGCCAAGCCAGAGGACGAGGTTCGAGGATGTTTATTTGGTCTTCGAGCTCATGAAGACCAGCCTGCACAACTATATCCAAACCAGAAAGCAGTTATTCGAGGACCAGATTAGGTACTTCATCTTCCAGATACTGTGCGGCCTCAACTACCTGCACTCAGTAAATGTCCTCCATCGGGATCTGAGGCCCAGCAACATCCTCGTCGACTCCAACTGTCGCCTGAAGATCTGCGACTTTGGTCTCTCGAGAGCAACAGCTCGACGCGATTCCAAGTTCATGAACCCGTGCATTGGAGCTCCATGGTACCGTGCACCGGAGCTCCTCTTGGGCAACAACAATTATGGACCTTCCATCGACGTTTGGTCCATTGGATGTATCTTCGCAGAATTGCTCGGGCGAACACCTATCTTTCCCGGAAGCGACCCCCTGAACCAGTTGCAGCGCATAATCAGCATGCTTGGGACCCCTGGAGAAGAAGATCTCGACTTCATCCAGAATGAAAAAGCAAGAAGATATATCAAGTCCCTGCGTTACTCCAATGGCACCCGTCTCTCAAGTCGCTTTCCCAAAGCGGATTCCACGGGCTTGGACCTGCTTGAGAGTATGCTCCTGTTTGATCCAAACAAGAGGATTACTGCTGCTGAGGCACTCAACCACCCTTACATGGCACCCTATTTTGATCCGAGTACTGTCCGTCCCGCCCAGTTCCCTGTGGAGCTCGATGTGGAGAAGGATATGGAGAAGACTGCGATAAGAGAGAGGATCTGGCAGGAGATTCTTCACTTTCAATAG
- the LOC116198555 gene encoding salicylate carboxymethyltransferase-like, with amino-acid sequence MEVMKVLHMNGGVGETSYASNSLVQRKVISMTRPIMEEAITALYLSILPHPTTLAIADLGCSSGPNTLYVVSEVIRAVENFCREMGHNEPPEYQVFLNDLPGNDFNAIFRALPRSTEKQGQCFFTGVPGSFYDRLFPSKSLHFVHSSYSLQWLSQVPEGLEGNKGNIYMASSSPRSVIDAYFQQFQDDFSLFLKHRAQELVSGGRMVLTILGRRSEDPSSSECCCIWELLAMVLNEMVSEGLIEEEKMDSFNIPQYTPSPLEVKAEVLKEGSFSINRLEVSEVNWSGNKKTTEYNGHQSRNGNLHGEGYSVAMCMRAVAEPMLISHFREGIIEDVFRRYRMLIEDRMAKEKTEFINVTLSLTRNPA; translated from the exons atggAAGTAATGAAAGTGCTTCACATGAATGGTGGAGTTGGGGAAACAAGCTATGCTAGCAACTCTCTGGTtcag AGAAAGGTGATATCGATGACGAGACCCATCATGGAGGAAGCCATAACCGCCCTGTACTTAAGCATCTTACCACATCCAACAACCCTAGCGATAGCGGACCTTGGTTGCTCGTCAGGCCCGAATACGCTCTACGTAGTCTCTGAGGTGATCAGAGCTGTGGAGAATTTCTGCCGGGAGATGGGGCACAACGAGCCTCCTGAGTACCAGGTCTTCTTGAATGACCTTCCCGGGAACGACTTCAATGCCATATTCAGGGCGCTGCCAAGGTCCACGGAGAAGCAGGGCCAGTGTTTCTTCACCGGGGTCCCAGGATCTTTCTATGACAGGCTCTTCCCTAGCAAGAGTTTACATTTCGTTCACTCTTCGTACAGTCTCCAGTGGCTATCTCAG GTTCCTGAGGGACTAGAGGGTAACAAAGGGAACATATACATGGCGAGCAGTAGCCCTCGGAGCGTGATCGATGCTTATTTCCAGCAGTTTCAGGATGACTTCTCGTTGTTCCTAAAGCATCGTGCACAGGAGCTGGTGTCAGGTGGGCGCATGGTCTTAACGATCTTGGGCAGAAGAAGCGAGGATCCATCGAGCTCAGAATGTTGCTGCATTTGGGAGCTCTTGGCAATGGTCCTCAATGAGATGGTTTCCGag GGACTGATagaagaggagaagatggACAGCTTCAACATCCCGCAATACACGCCCTCCCCCTTGGAAGTGAAGGCAGAGGTTTTGAAAGAAGGGTCTTTCTCCATCAACCGTCTGGAGGTCTCGGAAGTGAATTGGAGCGGCAACAAGAAGACGACTGAGTACAATGGTCACCAGAGCAGGAACGGGAATCTCCATGGCGAAGGATACAGCGTGGCAATGTGCATGAGAGCTGTTGCTGAGCCCATGCTGATCAGCCACTTCAGGGAAGGAATCATAGAGGACGTGTTCCGGCGCTACAGGATGCTGATTGAGGACCGGATGGCGAAGGAGAAAACCGAGTTCATCAATGTCACACTCTCTCTCACCAGAAATCCAGCATGA
- the LOC116200318 gene encoding mitogen-activated protein kinase homolog NTF3-like, which translates to MTDIKYHPLEPLGRGYYGVVTTTHDLEKREKVAIKKISNVFEDSITAASTLRDPMILRQIQHENIISLRHIQCGLNDLHSANILHRDLKPGNILINYDCKLKICDFGLSRAAAQDKSEFMKLYVATRWYHAPELLLGNNNYGPSIDVCDTQNQLQCIIRTLGTLQKADLDFIQSTKGRRYIESLSYCSGTPLSTLFPQADPVGLDLLEKMLSFDPNKRTTVAEALNHPYMAPLYDPRTVHPAQFPVELTVEDNMEEDTIRKMMWREILQYQ; encoded by the exons ATGACAGACATCAAGTACCACCCCCTCGAGCCCTTGGGAAGAGGATACTATGGCGTGGTGACCACCACGCACGATttggagaaaagagagaaggtAGCGATCAAGAAGATCTCCAATGTGTTCGAGGACTCCATAACTGCTGCCAGCACCCTTAGGGATCCCATGATTCTCAGGCAAATCCAGCACGAGAACATCATCTCCCTCAGGCAT ATACAGTGCGGCCTCAACGACCTGCACTCGGCAAACATCCTCCATCGGGACCTAAAGCCCGGCAACATCCTCATCAACTACGACTGTAAGCTAAAGATATGCGACTTTGGTCTCTCGAGAGCTGCAGCCCAAGATAAGTCGGAGTTCATGAAGTTGTATGTTGCAACTCGATGGTACCACGCACCTGAGCTCCTCCTGGGCAACAACAACTACGGCCCTTCCATTGATGTCTG TGACACCCAGAACCAGCTGCAGTGCATAATCCGCACGCTCGGGACACTGCAGAAAGCAGATCTCGACTTCATCCAGAGCACGAAGGGCAGAAGATATATTGAGTCCCTCTCTTACTGCAGTGGAACCCCGCTCTCAACTCTTTTTCCCCAAGCAGATCCTGTGGGTCTGGACCTGCTCGAGAAGATGCTCTCATTCGATCCAAACAAGAGGACAACTGTTGCCGAGGCGCTCAATCACCCTTACATGGCACCGTTATACGATCCGAGAACTGTCCATCCGGCCCAGTTCCCGGTCGAGCTCACTGTGGAGGACAACATGGAGGAGGATACGATAAGGAAGATGATGTGGCGGGAGATTCTTCAGTACCAATAG